One Anaerolineae bacterium genomic window, AGATAAAAAAAGAAACCCCTGGCAACGACCTACTTTCCCAGGGGCTCGCGCCCCCAGTATCATCGGCGCTGGCGGGCTTAACTTCCGGGTTCGGAATGGGACCGGGTGTTTCCCCGCCGCTATGGTCACCAGGGGTTTCTTTTCTCAAGCTTTAGCGCCCTAAAAGCTGAATAGGATGGGATTTCGGAGCGGGCTTAAAGAGGGACAAGCCCTCGGCCATTAGTACCGCTTGGCTTCACCCGTTGCCGGGCTTCCACCTGCGGCCTATCAACCTGGTAGTCTCCCAGGGGCCTTACCCGGCTAAGCCGGTGGGGGGCCTCATCTTGGGGCGGGCTTCCCGCTTAGATGCTTTCAGCGGTTATCCCTGCCGGACATGGCTACCCAGCGGTGCTCCTGGCGGAACAACTGGTACACCAGAGGTCCGTCCACCCCGGTCCTCTCGTACTAGGGGCAGCTCCCCTCAAGCCCCCTGCGCCCGCAGCGGATAGAGACCGACCTGTCTCACGACGGTCTGAACCCAGCTCACGTGCCCCTTTAATGGGCGAACAGCCCAACCCTTGGGACCTACTCCAGCCCCAGGATGGGACGAGCCGACATCGAGGTGCCGAGCCTGGCCGTCGATGTGAACTCTTGGGCCAGACTAGCCTGTTATCCCCGGGGTAGCTTTTATCCGTTAAGCCACGGCCCTTCCACGCGGAACCGTGGGATCACTAAGCCCGGCTTTCGCCCCTGCTCGGCTTGTAGGCCTCGCAGTCAAGCCCCCTTATGCCTTTGCACTCAACGGCGGGTTTCCATTCCGCCTGAGGGGACCTTTGGGCGCCTCCGTTACCCTTTAGGAGGCGGCCGCCCCAGCCAAACTGCCCACCTGGCACTGTCCCCCTGCCGGATTACGGTCAGGAGTTAGGGCCAAGACTTAACCAGGGTGGTATTTCAAGGGTGGCTCCATCCAGGCTGGCGCCCAGACTTCTCAGCCTCCCACCTATCCTACACAGGCTAAGCCCTAACCCAATGCCAAGTTGCAGTAAAGCTCCACGGGGTCTTTTTGTCCTGCTGCGGGTAGGCCGCATCTTCACGGCCAGTTCAATTTCGCCGGGTCCCTCGTCGAGACAGTGCCCCACTCGTTACGCCTTTCGTGCGGGACGGAACTTACCCGTCAAGGAATTTCGCTACCTTAGGACCGTTATAGTTACGGCCGCCGTTCACCGGGGCTTCGGTTCAGAGCTTCGCCTTGCGGCTAACCCTTCCCCTTAACCTTCCGGCACTGGGCAGGCGTCGGCCCCTATACTTCCTCTTTCGAGTTAGCAGAGACCTGTGGTTTTGTTAACCAGTCGGCAGGGCCAATTCACTGCGGCCCCTTCGGGCTTCGGAGGCGAAGCTCCTACACCCTACGTGGGGCACTCCTTCTCCCGAAGTTACGGAGCCAATTTGCCGAGTTCCTTGACGAGGGTTCTCCCGAGCGCCTTGGGATGTTCACCCCGCCTACCAGTGGCGGTTTGCGGTACGGGCACCTGGAGTTCAACGCTTAGAGGCTTTTCTTGGCAGTGTGGGCTCAGCCACTTGACGCCATCACCTCTCGGGCTCGGGAGGGGGATTTGCCTCCCTCCGTCATCGCCCTACGGGCTTGGCACCGGCACGACCAACGGCCGGCTGGCCTACCCTCCTGCGTCCCCCCATCGCTCCCTCCAGGTGGGGCCGGAATATTAACCGGCTGTGCATCAGCTACGCCTTTCGGCCTCGCCTTAGCTCCCGCCTAACCCTCCCCTGATTGACATTGGAGAGGAAACCTTAGGCTTACGGCGGGGGTGGTTTTCACACCCCTTACCGCTACTCATGCCGGGATTCTCACTTCCCTGCACTCCACCCCTCCTTCCGGTAGGGCTTCAACGCGCAGGGAACGCTCCCCTACCGATGCCACCCTAAGGTGACATCCCGCGGCTTCGGTGCCAGGCTTGAGCCCCGTTACATTTTCGGCGCAGAACCGCTAAACCAGTGAGCTGTTACGCACTCTTTAAAGGATGGCTGCTTCTAAGCCAACCTCCTGGCTGTCTGAGCGGTTCCACCTCCTTCCCCACTTAGCCTGGACTTGGGGACCTTAGCCGGCGGTCTGGGTTGTTCCCCTTTCGACTACGGAAGTTATCTCTCGTAGTCCGACTGCCCCGCTTTTAAGTGCCGGCATTCGGAGTTTGGTTGGGTTTGGTAAGCTCAACGCCCCCTAGCCCATCCAGTGCTCTACCTCCGGCACTCAACGCGGGACGCTAGCCCTAAAGCTATTTCGGGGAGAACCAGCTATCTCCGGGTTCGATTGGAATTTCTCCACTACCCTCAGCTCATCCGACGCCTTTTCAACGACGACCGGTTCGGGCCTCCATGTGGTCTCACCCACACTTCACCCTGGCCATGGGTAGATCACCCGGTTTCGGGTCTACTCCCGGCGACTAAGCGCCCTTTTAAGACTCGCTTTCGCTGCGGCTCCGGCTGTAACTGCCTTAACCTCGCCACCGAGAGTAACTCCCCGGCTCATACTCCAAGAGGCACGCCGTCAGGCCTTGCGGGCTATCCCGCCATAGCCCTCCGACTGCTTGTAGGCACACGGTTTCAGGTTCTATTTCACTCCCCTCACCGGGGTTCTTTTCACCTTTCCCTCACGGTACTTGTGCACTATCGGTCGCCAAAGGTGTTTAGCCTTGGAGGGTGGTCCCCCCTGCTTCCCCCAGGGTTCCACGTGTCCCGGGGTACTCAGGCTCAGCAGCCCGGAAGTCCTCTTCCTTTCGCGTACGGGGCTTTCACCCTCTTTGGCGCGCCGTTCCAGGACGCTTCCGCTAAGAAGAGGATTTCTTACTTCCTGGAGCCTCCGCAGCGGCTCCCACTGCTGGCCTGCAACCCCCACAGTGCAACGGCTGCGGCCTTTAGCACACTGTGGGTTTGGGCTCTTCCCCTTTCGCTCGCCACTACTCGGGGAATCTCATGTTGATTTCTCTTCCTCGGCCTACTAAGATGTTTCAGTTCGGCCGGTACCCCTCGCTGGCCTATGGATTCAGCCAGCGATGCCTGGGCATTCCCCCAGGCGGGTTTCCCCATTCGGGAATCCCCGGATCACAGCCTGCTGGCGGCTCCCCGGGGCTTATCGCAGCCAGCCACGCCCTTCTTCGGCCTTTGGCGCCTAGGCATCCACCGTGTGCCCTTAGTAGCTTGGCCCTCGGGATACCCGGCTCCTACTTTACCCATCCTATTCAGCTTTTAAGGTGCTAAAGGGCATAAAAAACCTGGCTTTAAGCCAGGCTCTCCTTAACCCTTGAAAAGTGGCAGGAAGGTCAAAGGACGGGTGTTGACCTAGGAGCTTTTAAAGCTCCTTAGAAAGGAGGTGATCCAGCCGCACGTTCCCGTACGGCTACCTTGTTACGACTTCGTCCCAGTCGCCGGCCCCACCCTCGACGGCTCCCTCCCTTGCGGGTTAGGCCACCGGCTTCAGGTGTTGCCGACTCCCATGACGTGACGGGCGGTGTGTGCAAGGCCCGGGAACGTATTCACCGCAGTATGGCTGACCTGCGGTTACTAGCGACTCCGGCTTCATGCAGGCGGGTTGCAGCCTGCAATCCGAACTGAGACCGGGTTTGATGGGATTAGCTCCGCCTCGCGGCTTGGCCACCCATTGTCCCGGCCATTGTAGCGTGTGTGTAGCCCCGGGCATAAAGGCCATGCTGACTTGACGTCGTCCCCACCTTCCTCCGGCGTTAAGCCGGCAGTCCCCCTAGACACATGTAACTAGGGGCGAGGGTTGCGCTCGTTGCGGGACTTAACCCAACACCTCACGGCACGAGCTGACGACAGCCATGCAGCACCTGTGCGGGCTCCCCAAAGGGGTCCCTCCCCTTTCGGTTCGGTACCACCCGCATGTCAAGCCCGGGTAAGGTTCTTCGGTTAGCATCGAATTAAACCACACGCTCCGCCGCTTGTGCGGGCCCCCGCCAATTCCTTTGAGTTTTAGCCTTGCGGCCGTAGTCCCCAGGCGGGGTGCTTAACGGGTTACCTTCGGCACGGACGGGGTCAACGCCGCCCACACCTAGCACCCACCGTTTACAGCCAGGACTACCGGGGTATCTAATCCCGTTCGCTCCCCTGGCTTTCGCACCTCAGCGTCAGGGACGGGCCAGGAGGCCGGCTTCCCCACTGGCGTTCCTCCCGATATCTACGCATTTCACCGCTACACCGGGAATTCCACCTCCCTCTCCCGCCCTCAAGCCTAGCAGTATCGGACGGCCCCTCCCAGTTGAGCTGGGAGATTTCACGCCCGACTTACTAAGCCACCTACGTGCGCTTTACGCCCAGTGAATCCGGGTAACGCTCGGGCCCTACGTTTTACCGCGGCTGCTGGCACGTAGTTAGCCGGCCCTTATTCCGGGGGTACCGTCCTTTCTCTTCCCCCCGAAAAGGGGTTTACACCCCGCAGGGCTTCTTCCCCCACGCGGCGTCGCTGGGTCAGGCTTTCGCCCATTGCCCAAGATTCCCCACTGCTGCCTCCCGTAGGAGTCGGGGCCGTGTCTCAGTCCCCGTGTGGCCGGACACCCTCTCAGGCCGGCTACCCGTCATAGGCTTGGTAGGCCATTACCCCACCAACTACCTGATGGGCCGCGGGCCCCTCCCGAAGCGGCGTGGCGCCTTTCGGCTCTCCACACCCTTTACTTCGTGGTCCTCTAACCCCACGAAGCACATGGGGTATTAGCCCCAGTTTCCCAGGGTTATCCCCCTCTTCGGGGCAGGTCACCCACGTGTTACTCACCCGTTTGCCGCTAGGAAGCCGTACCCCAAAGGGGCCTTAGGCTTCCCCGCTCGACTTGCATGTGTTAGGCACGCCGCCAGCGTTAACCCTGAGCCAGGATCAAACTCTCCATCGGAGAATTTTCCCAGCTTCTATGGGCCGCTAACCCGCCCTGCCTTCCTACCACTTTTCAACTGTTAAGGTGCACTTATATTATATCACAACTTCCACCGCTTGTCAAGCTCCCTAACCACCCAACTCTCGCTTAATATTATACTCACCTAACCTCTTCTTGTCAAGAACCCCCAACCTTCCCTTTCCCCACCTTGCATCCCCATTATATCAGAAGTTTTTACCATTGTCAAGCACAAGAGAGGCTGTTTGAAAAGAGGGGTTAATTGGCCTGGAGTAACCCCATAACCAAGATTCCACTCTCAAGACCTCGGGGCTGCGCACTGGCTCCCGCTGCTGTGAGCCGAGTCCCAGACTACAACTGCCAAGACCACCTCTTATTGCACCGGGGAGGACTCGCTTCATCTGCGACCGGAGCTTTGATGACGATAGGCCTTCACCTTTTTACAGGCGCTGGCACAAAAGTTCAACATGACTGCCTCTACGCTCTGGGAGTCATCCAGCGGTTGGAAATAAAATCAAGTTACAGCCCCCTGGACAAAACATTCTGGATAAGGTATAATTCAGTGGAAATTTGGTAAGTAGGAGGAACTTATGCGCGAAATTCACTGTAACATTATAACCGATACAGTGGCACGCCTTTGCCAGGAAGCGAATTTTTTCCTCGGAGAAGATGTTATCAAAACTTTAGAGGATGCTCTCGCCCGAGAAGAATCACCCCTCGGCAAAGAAATTATCTCCCAAATCCTGGAAAATTCCAGAGTCGCAGCTCAAGAAAAGCTCCCCCTTTGCCAGGATACAGGCCTGGCTGTGATCTTCCTGGAATTAGGCCAGGATGTCCACATCATAGGAGGCAACCTCTATGAGGCTATAAATGAAGGGGTAAGGCGAGGTTATCGGGAAGGATACCTCCGAAAAGGAGTTGTGGATAGGCCTTTTTCCGCCCGTAAAAACACTGGCGATAATACGCCAGCTATAATCCACACCGAAATCGTTCCGGGCGACAGGATTAAGATAACGGTCTGCCCCAAGGGCGGTGGGAGCGAAAACATGAGCGCCCTGGCTATGCTTACCCCTGCTGCTGGCCGGGAAGGGGTGATAAATTTTGTGGTCAATACAGTGGAAAAGGCAGGAGCTAACCCCTGCCCACCCATCATCGTAGGAGTGGGAATAGGCGGTAACTTTGAGTATGCGCCATATCTGGCCAAGAAGGCTCTGCTGCGCCCACTGGGCCAGCATCACCCAGACCCAGAAGTGGCCGAAATAGAAAGAGAAATTCTAGAAAGGGTTAACAAGCTGGGCATTGGCCCTCAAGGCTTCGGGGGAAGGATTACCGCTTTAGCCGTCCATGCTGAAGTGGCCCCCTGCCACATCGCCAGTTTACCAGTGGCCGTTAATATTCAGTGCCACAGCGCACGCCACAAGGAAGCTGTAATTTGAGGAGGAGCCATGAAAATCCATACCCCCCTTACAGATGAAGTGATTGAAAAACTGAGGGCAGGCGATAAAGCAGAATTAACCGGAATAATTTACGTAGCAAGGGATACCGCCCATAAACGTCTTGTAGAAACCCTTTCCAGAGGAGAGCCCCTGCCCTTTGACCCTAAAGGCCAGGTTATTTACTACATGGGACCATCTCCAGCTCCACCGGGAAAGCCAATAGGTTCTGCAGGCCCTACCACCTCCGGCCGGATGGATCCCTATACTATCCCGTTACTGGAAGCCGGGATAAAGGGAATGATTGGCAAAGGAGAACGCTCCCCTCAAGTTAAAGAGGCCCTTAAAAAATTTAAAGCTGTATACTTTGCAACTTTGGGGGGAGCAGCCGCCCTGCTCGCTAAACGAATAAAAGAAGCGCAGGTCATAGCCTACGAAGACCTGGGAGCCGAGGCAGTCCTGCGCATATACGTTGAAGATTTCCCTGTGATTGTAGTAAACGACATTTATGGGGGAGACGCTTACGAAACAGGAAGAGCAGCGTACAGGTTAGTCTGAAATGCCTTCTCAAAAAGTTCATGACTTGAGCTGCCTGGCGGCGGCGAGTATCATTGCCTCAGCCGGATTAGTTTTCTGGAAAGTGCCTCTCTTCGCCGTTTCAGTTGGAACGGCTATGGGGACTCTGATTCATCCAGATTGGGATTACGCTGAAGCCAGAGGTGTTATAGCGGAGCTCGGGCCGTTCAGGTATTTCGTTAAACCCTATGGCCTTTTCGTCCCTCACCGCCACTGGTTCTCGCACCTCCCGATGGTGGGAACTCTCGGCCGAGTTCTATACATAATGTTGCCATTCTTTATCCTGGATTTCTCTCTTCTCTCGGGGAATCCGACCCTCGATATCCTGCGCAACCGTTATTTCTGGTTCGGCCTTTTAGGGCTGTCCCTGGCCGACACCATCCATTTTGCCTTGGACATGGCTCAAACCGGTTTCAAGCGTTTCCTCCGCCAGCTCATAAGTGGTGTCAAGGAGAACGTCTGATGGAGATAACCTGGCTGGGCCATTCGTGCTTCCGGATAAAGGAAAAGGGCGTGGTGATAGTTACCGACCCTTACGACGAAGCCATAGGTTTGACTTTACCCGCCATCAAATCTGACATTGTTACTGTTAGCCACTATCACCCTGGCCATGGAAACTGGAAAAAGGTCAAAGGGAACCCCAAACTCCTGGATAGTCCGGGAGAATATGAGATAAAAGGAGTTTTCATTACTGGCATCCGAACCTATCATGATGCTCGCCAAGGTAAAGAGCGCGGTAAAAACATCGCTTTCCTCTTTGAATTCGAGGACATAAGTGTCTGCCACCTGGGAGATATAGGCCACATACCTGATAAAGAGCAGCTGGAAGCCTTAAACCACGTGGACATCCTTTTAGTTCCCGTGGGAGGGGTATCCACGGTGGGGCCAGCCCAGGCTGTGGAAATCGTCCGATTGCTGGAGCCTTCCATAGTAATACCCATGCACTATCATGTGAGAGGGCTGGCCTTCAGACTTAATTCGGTGGAAAGGTTCTTCAAAGAGCTGGGGCTTTCCGTGCCTAAACCTATGGATGTCCTTAAGGTTACAAGCCAGAGCCTGCCATCGGAAACCCAGTTTTACCTTCTGGAAAGAAGGGAATGAACGCATGAGGAAGCTTGCTCTTTTGGCCTCCATCCTTATAATCCTGACCGGATGCACCTCATCTCCATCCGATCCAGCGAAACTGATGGAAGAAGGGAAAGCTAAGATGGAGGCCGGCGATTTTAGGGGAGCGGCCGAAACCTTTGAAAAGGCAATAAAAGCCGGAGCTACCGGCCCCGAGGTTCACTTTTTCCTGGGAAACGCCCGTTTTCAGCTGGGAGAAATCGACGCAGCCATAGAAGCCTACACTAAGGCTTTATCCCTTGAGCCAAAACACACAGGGGCTTTGAGCAACATCGGAACTGCTTACTATACAAAGGGCAACTTTGATGAAGCTATTCGTTATTACCTCAGAGGCCTTGAAGTGAACCCCAATGATGCCGAACTCCATTACCTTCTGGGGGCAGCCTACATTCAGAAAGGTTTACTGGATGACGCTCTCAGAGAAATGGAGGAAGCGCTCAGGCTCAAACCATCCCTCCCCGAACCCTATTTTGGCCTTGGCGTAATTTACAAACTACGGGGAGAAAAGGAGAAAGCTGTAGAAGCTTTTGAAAAATTCTTGAGAACCGGTCCACCGCAAGATCCTAAAGCTGTAGAAGAAGCCAAGAAGATGCTGGAAGAACTGCGATAGGAGGGTAAAGATGCCCGCGAAGGAAATAATCCCCAGGGTCGAAATGCCCCGACAGGATCCCAAAATCCGAAGGCGCAATTTCGACGAAGTAGCCTTGGGTTATGACTACGAGATGGCCCTCAGGGAGGCTTCCCGATGCCTCCAGTGCAAAAAGCCGAAATGCGTGGAAGGGTGCCCTGTTAACATTGACATACCTGGCTTCATTTACCACCTTCGGGAAGGGAA contains:
- a CDS encoding tetratricopeptide repeat protein, translating into MRKLALLASILIILTGCTSSPSDPAKLMEEGKAKMEAGDFRGAAETFEKAIKAGATGPEVHFFLGNARFQLGEIDAAIEAYTKALSLEPKHTGALSNIGTAYYTKGNFDEAIRYYLRGLEVNPNDAELHYLLGAAYIQKGLLDDALREMEEALRLKPSLPEPYFGLGVIYKLRGEKEKAVEAFEKFLRTGPPQDPKAVEEAKKMLEELR
- a CDS encoding MBL fold metallo-hydrolase; amino-acid sequence: MEITWLGHSCFRIKEKGVVIVTDPYDEAIGLTLPAIKSDIVTVSHYHPGHGNWKKVKGNPKLLDSPGEYEIKGVFITGIRTYHDARQGKERGKNIAFLFEFEDISVCHLGDIGHIPDKEQLEALNHVDILLVPVGGVSTVGPAQAVEIVRLLEPSIVIPMHYHVRGLAFRLNSVERFFKELGLSVPKPMDVLKVTSQSLPSETQFYLLERRE
- a CDS encoding fumarate hydratase, which codes for MREIHCNIITDTVARLCQEANFFLGEDVIKTLEDALAREESPLGKEIISQILENSRVAAQEKLPLCQDTGLAVIFLELGQDVHIIGGNLYEAINEGVRRGYREGYLRKGVVDRPFSARKNTGDNTPAIIHTEIVPGDRIKITVCPKGGGSENMSALAMLTPAAGREGVINFVVNTVEKAGANPCPPIIVGVGIGGNFEYAPYLAKKALLRPLGQHHPDPEVAEIEREILERVNKLGIGPQGFGGRITALAVHAEVAPCHIASLPVAVNIQCHSARHKEAVI
- a CDS encoding metal-binding protein, whose product is MPSQKVHDLSCLAAASIIASAGLVFWKVPLFAVSVGTAMGTLIHPDWDYAEARGVIAELGPFRYFVKPYGLFVPHRHWFSHLPMVGTLGRVLYIMLPFFILDFSLLSGNPTLDILRNRYFWFGLLGLSLADTIHFALDMAQTGFKRFLRQLISGVKENV
- a CDS encoding Fe-S-containing hydro-lyase, whose protein sequence is MKIHTPLTDEVIEKLRAGDKAELTGIIYVARDTAHKRLVETLSRGEPLPFDPKGQVIYYMGPSPAPPGKPIGSAGPTTSGRMDPYTIPLLEAGIKGMIGKGERSPQVKEALKKFKAVYFATLGGAAALLAKRIKEAQVIAYEDLGAEAVLRIYVEDFPVIVVNDIYGGDAYETGRAAYRLV